TAACCGGCGAATCGCTGCCGGTGGAGAAAGTGGCAAACACCCGCGACGTTAATCAAAGTAACCCGCTTGAGTGCGACACCCTCTGCTTTATGGGAGCCAACGTGGTGAGCGGCACGGCGCAGGCGATGGTGATCGCCACCGGCGCTCATACCTGGTTTGGTCAACTGGCGGGGCGCGTCAGCGAACAGGAAAGCGAGCAGAACGCCTTTCAGAAGGGGATCGGCCGCGTCAGCATGCTGTTGATTCGCTTTATGCTGGTGATGGCCCCGGTGGTATTGCTCATTAACGGTTATACCAAAGGCGACTGGTGGGAAGCAGCGCTGTTTGCGCTCTCCGTCGCCGTGGGTCTGACGCCGGAAATGCTGCCGATGATTGTTACTTCGACGTTGGCGCGCGGCGCGGTAAAACTGTCGAAGCAAAAAGTGATCGTCAAACATCTGGATGCAATTCAGAACTTCGGCGCGATGGATGTTCTGTGCACCGATAAAACCGGCACGCTGACCCAGGATAAAATCGTGCTGGAGAATCATACGGATATCTCCGGTAAACCCAGTGAACGTGTTCTGCATGCCGCGTGGCTGAACAGCCATTATCAGACCGGGCTGAAAAACCTGCTGGATACCGCCGTGCTGGAAGGCGTTGATGAAGGGGCCGCGCGCGAGTTGTCTACCCGCTGGCAGAAAATTGATGAGATCCCGTTTGATTTTGAGCGCCGCCGGATGTCGGTGGTGGTGGCAGAAGAGACGAATGTCCATCAACTGGTGTGCAAAGGCGCGTTGCAGGAGATCCTCAGCGTCTGTACGCAGGTGCGCCATAACGGCGAAATTGTCCCGCTGGATGACAACATGCTGCGACGGGTGAAGCGCGTGACTGACACGCTGAACCGTCAGGGGCTGCGCGTCGTTGCCGTGGCGACCAAATATCTGCCGGCACGGGAAGGCGATTACCAGCGTATTGATGAATCCGATCTGATCCTTGAAGGCTACATTGCCTTCCTCGATCCGCCGAAGGAGACTACCGCGCCCGCCCTGAAGGCGCTTAACGCCAGTGGCATCACCGTGAAGATCCTGACCGGTGACAGCGAACTGGTGGCTGCGAAGGTGTGCCATGAGGTGGGCCTGGACGCCGGAGAAGTGATTGTCGGGAACGAGATCGAAGGCATGAGCGACGACGCGCTCGCCGCATTGGCCCAGCGTACCACGCTGTTTGCACGCCTGACGCCGATGCATAAAGAGCGGATCGTCCGGCTGCTCAAACGCGAAGGGCACGTGGTGGGCTTTATGGGCGACGGCATCAATGACGCGCCGGCGCTGCGCGCGGCGGATATCGGCATTTCGGTGGATGGTGCGGTAGACATCGCCCGTGAAGCGGCTGATATTATCCTGCTGGAAAAGAGCCTGATGGTGCTGGAAGAGGGCGTGATTGAAGGGCGCCGTACGTTCTCCAATATGCTGAAGTACATCAAAATGACCGCCAGTTCTAACTTTGGTAACGTCTTTAGCGTGCTGGTGGCAAGTGCCTTTTTGCCGTTCCTGCCCATGTTGCCGCTGCACTTGCTGATTCAGAACCTGCTGTACGATGTATCTCAGGTGGCGATCCCGTTTGATAACGTTGATGATGAGCAGATCCAAAAACCACAGCGCTGGAATCCGGCGGATCTGGGTCGCTTCATGCTCTTCTTCGGCCCGATCAGCTCCATCTTCGACATTCTGACGTTCTGCCTGATGTGGTGGGTATTCCATGCAAATGTGCCAGAAGCGCAGACGCTGTTCCAGTCAGGCTGGTTTGTGGTAGGCCTGCTCTCGCAAACGCTGATTGTGCATATGATTCGTACGCGCCGCCTGCCGTTCATCCAGAGTCGCGCCGCCTGGCCACTGATGCTGATGACGCTGGTGGTAATGGTTGTGGGAATCGCGTTGCCGTTCTCACCGCTGGCAGGTTATCTGCAATTGCAGGCGTTACCGCTGAGTTATTTCCCGTGGCTGGTAGCGATTCTGGTGGGATATATGACGTTAACGCAGCTGGTAAAAGGTTTCTATAGCCGCCGCTACGGCTGGCAATAAGCGAAAATAATGGCTGCTTCGGCAGCCATTTTGCTCTTCACCCTGCAAAGAATATATTCTTTCATTCGCCGTGTTTTATTTTTTTTGAAAAACCAAAGAGGTGTGGTTGATCACAATTTTAGGCCTCTTCAGAACATCTTTTTTCCAGGAAAAAGACCTTCATTGCAAAAATGAAACAGCGTGCTAAAAAAAATTCCATCCCGCGTCATTTTATGAACATAATCATCGTAATAATTTGTTACACCGACTCGTCTGTCCGGGCAATGTCATTCCTTACTGTCCCTTTTAATTAAGGTGGCCCTCTATCCTGCAAGTCGTTTGTATTAATGAAAATTATAAACCTCTGGAGATGGAAAAATGAAACTGACCAAAACCTTGTTAAACCTGTGCATGGGTACCGCCTTAGTGCTGGCCGCCCAGGCGGCGTCTGCACAAACGCTGCGTGCGGCAGATGTCCATCCGGCGGATTATCCGAACGTGGTTGCTGTGAAGCATATGGGCGAAAAACTCAGCGCCGCCACTGACGGGCGTCTGGATATTAAAACCTTTCCGGGCGGCGTGCTGGGCGATGAAAAGCAGATGATTGAACAGGCGCAACTGGGCGCAATTGATATTATCCGCGTGTCGATGTCTCCGGTTGCCGCAATATTGCCAGAGATTAACGTCTTCACCTTGCCTTATGTCTTCCGTGATGAAGATCACCTGCACAAAGTACTGGACGGGGCGATTGGTCAGGAGATCGGCGACAGGCTGACCGCTAACAGTCAGTCCCGACTGGTGTTTCTTGGCTGGATGGATGCCGGAACGCGTAACCTGATTACCAAGGATCCGGTAGTGAAACCGGAAGACCTGAAGGGAATGAAAATTCGCGTCCAAACCAGCCCGGTATCGATCGATACCTTAAAAGCCATGGGGGCGAATGCGATCGCAATGGGGACCAGCGAGGTGTTTAGCGGCATGCAAACCGGGGTCATTGATGGCACGGAAAATAACCCACCGACTTTTGTCGCGCATAACTATTTGCCAGTTGCCAAAAATTACACCTGGAGTAAGCATTTCATTATTCCTGAACTGTTCCTGTTTTCAAAAGCCAAGTGGGACAAGTTGAAAAAAGAAGATCAGGATTTAATTATTAAACTGGCGAAAGAAGCACAAATTGAGCAGCGTCAACTCTGGCAAGCGTATAACGCGAAATCACTGGAAACGATGAAAGCGAATGGTGTGAATTTTCATGATATCGATACGGATTATTTCTATAAAGCCACACAGTCCGTCCGGGATCAATATGGCAAAGACCACCAGGATTTGATCAAGCGAATTCAGGATGTGAAGTAATTCATCAGGCGGGTGACGGAGGTCATCCGCCTGAATCGGTTATTCGTTCGAGGTGATGATTATGGGTGAATATTATTCATCGGTAATGGATGTGCTGTATCGAATTTCAATGTGGATTGCCGGGCTGGCTTTATTGGTCATGGTGGCGGTAATTCCTGTGGGGATATTCGCGCGCTATGTGATGAACAGCGCGCTGTCCTGGCCTGAGCCGGTCGCCATATTATGCATGGTGACGTTCACCTTTATCGGTGCGGCGGTCAGTTACCGCGCGGGTTCGCATATTGCTGTCAGCATGGTGACTGACCGTCTTGGCGACATGGGGCGTCGAATCTGCTTTATCGGTGCCGATCTGATGCTGCTGGCGATCAGTATTTTTATTCTTTGGTACGGTTCGACGCTCTGTTACGAGTTGTGGCAACAGCCCGTGGCGGAATTCCCAATTTTGACTGCCGGGGAAAACTATCTTCCGCTCCCTATCGGTTCGGCGATCACGCTGCTTTTCATCATCGAAAAGATCTGCCGTGGCGCTCAGTATCAACGTCCCGTGGTCATGCTGGGTTCAACCAGTTGATGACCGAACCGACTTCATAGGGGAAAGCAGATGGATGCATTTATTCTCGTTTTTACGCTCGGCATCATGCTGGCGATTGGGGTGCCGGTGGCGTACGCGGTGGGGATCAGCGCGATCGTCGGGGCGTGGTATATCGATATCCCGCTGGAAGCGGTGATGATC
The DNA window shown above is from Citrobacter farmeri and carries:
- a CDS encoding TRAP transporter substrate-binding protein; the encoded protein is MKLTKTLLNLCMGTALVLAAQAASAQTLRAADVHPADYPNVVAVKHMGEKLSAATDGRLDIKTFPGGVLGDEKQMIEQAQLGAIDIIRVSMSPVAAILPEINVFTLPYVFRDEDHLHKVLDGAIGQEIGDRLTANSQSRLVFLGWMDAGTRNLITKDPVVKPEDLKGMKIRVQTSPVSIDTLKAMGANAIAMGTSEVFSGMQTGVIDGTENNPPTFVAHNYLPVAKNYTWSKHFIIPELFLFSKAKWDKLKKEDQDLIIKLAKEAQIEQRQLWQAYNAKSLETMKANGVNFHDIDTDYFYKATQSVRDQYGKDHQDLIKRIQDVK
- a CDS encoding TRAP transporter small permease, which translates into the protein MGEYYSSVMDVLYRISMWIAGLALLVMVAVIPVGIFARYVMNSALSWPEPVAILCMVTFTFIGAAVSYRAGSHIAVSMVTDRLGDMGRRICFIGADLMLLAISIFILWYGSTLCYELWQQPVAEFPILTAGENYLPLPIGSAITLLFIIEKICRGAQYQRPVVMLGSTS
- the mgtA gene encoding magnesium-translocating P-type ATPase, with translation MFKNITRQLFARLGRHLPDRLVHRDPLPNAQSIASTPMPSSLSEHCLKVAVMDEKTLWKTFNAHPEGLTAAEVNAAREQHGENLLPTQKPSPWWKHLWVCYRNPFNILLTLLGAISYATEDLFAAGVIALMVVISTLLNFVQEARSTKAADALKAMVSNTSTVLRVINDKGENGWVELPGDQLVPGDIIKLSAGDMIPADLRVIQARDLFIAQASLTGESLPVEKVANTRDVNQSNPLECDTLCFMGANVVSGTAQAMVIATGAHTWFGQLAGRVSEQESEQNAFQKGIGRVSMLLIRFMLVMAPVVLLINGYTKGDWWEAALFALSVAVGLTPEMLPMIVTSTLARGAVKLSKQKVIVKHLDAIQNFGAMDVLCTDKTGTLTQDKIVLENHTDISGKPSERVLHAAWLNSHYQTGLKNLLDTAVLEGVDEGAARELSTRWQKIDEIPFDFERRRMSVVVAEETNVHQLVCKGALQEILSVCTQVRHNGEIVPLDDNMLRRVKRVTDTLNRQGLRVVAVATKYLPAREGDYQRIDESDLILEGYIAFLDPPKETTAPALKALNASGITVKILTGDSELVAAKVCHEVGLDAGEVIVGNEIEGMSDDALAALAQRTTLFARLTPMHKERIVRLLKREGHVVGFMGDGINDAPALRAADIGISVDGAVDIAREAADIILLEKSLMVLEEGVIEGRRTFSNMLKYIKMTASSNFGNVFSVLVASAFLPFLPMLPLHLLIQNLLYDVSQVAIPFDNVDDEQIQKPQRWNPADLGRFMLFFGPISSIFDILTFCLMWWVFHANVPEAQTLFQSGWFVVGLLSQTLIVHMIRTRRLPFIQSRAAWPLMLMTLVVMVVGIALPFSPLAGYLQLQALPLSYFPWLVAILVGYMTLTQLVKGFYSRRYGWQ